A single genomic interval of Helicobacter jaachi harbors:
- the mog gene encoding molybdopterin adenylyltransferase, which translates to MQLIKIGILVSSDRASQGVYEDISGKAIQEVLGEFILNPCEYFYHIISDEQKLIESYLKELSDVQGCDLIVTTGGTGPAKRDVTPEATQNVCQKMLPGFGELMRSVSLQYVPTAILSRQSAGIRGKSLIINLPGKPKSIRECLEAVFPAVPYCIDLIEGSYIYANEEHIKAFRPKG; encoded by the coding sequence ATGCAGCTTATAAAAATTGGTATTTTAGTATCTAGCGATAGAGCCTCTCAAGGCGTGTATGAGGATATTTCAGGCAAGGCTATACAGGAGGTTTTGGGGGAGTTTATCCTCAATCCTTGCGAGTATTTTTATCATATTATAAGCGATGAGCAAAAGCTTATAGAATCTTATTTGAAGGAGCTTAGCGATGTGCAGGGTTGTGATTTGATTGTAACCACAGGCGGCACAGGACCGGCAAAGCGCGATGTAACGCCAGAAGCTACACAAAATGTATGCCAAAAAATGTTACCCGGCTTTGGCGAGCTTATGCGCAGTGTAAGCTTGCAATATGTGCCAACAGCCATTTTGTCCCGCCAAAGTGCGGGCATTAGGGGTAAATCGCTTATCATCAATCTCCCGGGCAAACCAAAGAGTATTAGAGAATGCCTTGAGGCGGTATTCCCCGCTGTGCCTTATTGCATTGATTTAATCGAGGGGAGTTATATTTATGCCAATGAGGAGCATATCAAAGCCTTTCGCCCTAAGGGCTAG
- the mobB gene encoding molybdopterin-guanine dinucleotide biosynthesis protein B, with translation MAQNKAHSPIVMAFSGRSNSGKTTLICKLCEYISAQKHTARIAVIKHDPKDKAVFDTQGKDSYKFFQRANAVAVISPTRITMQAKIESSNATLTQKNALNALLADFKDYDYIFIEGLRDLSGDIAHLRRIVVARGEVDSIYIPYASAFAIDESVKNAHIIPSHIKILDINHIAHIARYIDVNL, from the coding sequence ATGGCGCAAAATAAGGCACATAGCCCGATTGTTATGGCATTTAGCGGGAGAAGTAATAGCGGCAAAACAACGCTTATTTGCAAACTCTGTGAATATATCAGCGCGCAAAAGCACACGGCGCGAATTGCTGTGATTAAGCACGACCCAAAGGATAAAGCAGTCTTTGATACGCAAGGCAAGGATAGCTATAAATTTTTTCAGCGCGCAAACGCCGTGGCAGTCATTTCTCCCACGCGCATAACTATGCAAGCAAAGATAGAATCTAGCAATGCCACACTCACGCAAAAAAACGCGCTTAATGCGCTGCTTGCGGATTTTAAGGATTATGATTATATTTTTATTGAAGGACTTAGGGATTTAAGCGGAGATATTGCGCATCTTAGGCGCATTGTAGTGGCGCGCGGGGAGGTAGATTCTATATATATTCCCTATGCAAGCGCGTTTGCTATTGATGAGAGTGTAAAAAATGCGCATATCATTCCCTCGCATATAAAAATTTTAGATATAAATCATATTGCTCACATTGCGCGCTATATTGATGTGAATTTATAA
- a CDS encoding molybdopterin synthase catalytic subunit: MLELFKGALPTHRIYAKWEDYARERNAGALCIFTGIVRAEHNISALSFDIYEPLLQKWFDTWQERANKDNVELYMAHSIGDVLCGQSSYMCGILSPNRRGALGLYEEFIEDFKANAPIWKYDVINNHRIYAKERSKALSGSGILGNGAK, translated from the coding sequence ATGCTTGAGCTTTTTAAAGGAGCGCTGCCCACACATAGAATCTACGCCAAATGGGAGGACTACGCGCGGGAGCGCAATGCAGGGGCGCTGTGTATTTTTACGGGCATTGTGCGCGCAGAGCATAATATAAGCGCGCTTAGTTTTGATATATATGAGCCGCTTTTGCAAAAATGGTTTGACACTTGGCAGGAGCGTGCAAATAAGGATAATGTAGAGCTTTATATGGCGCATAGCATAGGCGATGTGCTATGTGGGCAAAGCTCATATATGTGTGGGATACTCTCGCCTAATCGCAGGGGTGCGCTAGGGCTGTATGAGGAGTTTATAGAGGATTTTAAGGCAAATGCACCTATTTGGAAATATGATGTAATAAATAATCATAGAATCTACGCCAAAGAGCGAAGCAAGGCTTTAAGCGGCAGTGGGATTTTAGGCAATGGCGCAAAATAA
- a CDS encoding MoaD/ThiS family protein, whose translation MISVEFLGPMSHFPAREVEASTLQELKDILSKDESLQSWLDISAVAVNDEIIKELSYPLHNGDKVLLLPPVCGG comes from the coding sequence ATGATTAGCGTTGAATTTCTAGGACCCATGAGCCATTTTCCCGCGCGCGAGGTGGAGGCTAGCACATTGCAGGAGTTAAAGGATATTCTTAGCAAAGATGAAAGCTTGCAATCTTGGCTTGATATTAGTGCCGTAGCAGTCAATGATGAAATTATTAAAGAACTTTCCTATCCCCTGCACAATGGAGATAAAGTGCTTTTACTTCCGCCGGTGTGTGGTGGCTAA
- a CDS encoding molybdopterin molybdotransferase MoeA: protein MADYPTLISYKEALEILHTIEIAPLGTQQVHFKNALNRICAEDIVAAQNIPAYPTAAMDGYAIRYDDIDLLASSGLAVLPPNKAGNPTRPTLDAGYAIKTFTGSLMPHNADTLVIVEHIMLKNDRIFLDTTRDSVKKSQWIRQVGDNYKQGDVLLRKGDKIGAFEVGLLAELNHNFIQVYQRARVGVMCIGDEIVEVGEQSPSQSAVRSVNTHLLESLLTQMGQEPIIYPILKDDKALIRATYERALKECDMLLTTGGMSKGDYDYTQEIMQELTHIHFKGVRLKPGKPVAFGTAGKTLVLGLPGFPNSSAVTFLLFGSILLARLQHRIYTPMLFNATLLENVKRADSRMEFRACELVQHNGELGVKFSAKKSLQSSMINNLTHNTALALLAENGADLSAGSVVQIMLLNHF, encoded by the coding sequence ATGGCAGATTACCCCACGCTTATAAGCTATAAAGAGGCTTTGGAGATTTTGCATACCATTGAGATAGCACCGCTTGGCACACAGCAGGTGCATTTCAAAAACGCGCTTAATAGAATCTGCGCAGAGGACATTGTTGCTGCGCAAAATATCCCTGCCTATCCCACAGCGGCAATGGACGGCTATGCGATAAGATATGATGATATTGATTTATTAGCATCTAGCGGTTTGGCGGTGCTGCCTCCCAACAAAGCGGGCAATCCTACACGCCCCACATTGGACGCTGGATATGCGATTAAGACATTTACTGGCTCGCTTATGCCTCATAATGCCGATACACTAGTGATTGTAGAGCATATCATGCTTAAAAATGATAGAATCTTTTTAGATACTACGCGTGATAGTGTGAAAAAATCTCAATGGATTCGCCAAGTGGGTGATAACTACAAGCAAGGCGATGTGCTGCTTAGAAAGGGCGATAAAATTGGCGCATTTGAAGTGGGCTTGCTGGCTGAACTTAATCATAATTTTATTCAAGTGTATCAAAGGGCGCGCGTGGGCGTGATGTGCATAGGTGATGAAATTGTTGAAGTAGGCGAGCAAAGCCCGTCGCAAAGTGCGGTAAGAAGTGTAAATACGCATCTTTTAGAATCTTTGCTTACCCAAATGGGGCAAGAGCCTATCATTTATCCTATTTTAAAAGATGATAAAGCGCTCATTAGAGCCACCTATGAGCGCGCGCTAAAGGAGTGCGATATGCTGCTTACCACAGGTGGTATGAGTAAGGGCGATTATGATTACACGCAAGAGATTATGCAAGAGCTTACGCATATTCACTTTAAAGGCGTGCGATTAAAGCCCGGTAAGCCTGTGGCATTTGGCACAGCTGGCAAAACACTTGTGCTTGGTCTGCCCGGTTTTCCTAATTCTAGTGCGGTTACCTTTCTGCTCTTTGGCTCTATTTTGCTCGCGCGCTTGCAGCATAGAATCTACACGCCTATGCTCTTTAATGCTACTTTGTTAGAGAATGTTAAGCGCGCAGATTCTCGTATGGAATTTCGTGCATGTGAGCTAGTGCAGCATAATGGCGAACTTGGCGTGAAATTTAGCGCTAAAAAGTCCTTGCAAAGCTCTATGATTAATAATCTCACTCACAACACCGCTTTGGCGCTTTTAGCAGAGAATGGCGCGGATTTAAGTGCTGGCAGTGTAGTGCAGATTATGCTTTTAAATCACTTTTAA
- the ribA gene encoding GTP cyclohydrolase II produces the protein MKYEISQQAKLPTRFGDFFTISFKEYMADNTAREHLVVFTPHLGQTPLVRIHSECLTGDVFGSKKCDCGNELALAMERIESSPQGGMLIYLRQEGRGIGLFNKINAYALQDKGYDTVEANEALGFKDDMRSYEIVGEIFKHFNITHIHLLTNNPRKITAIEPYANVVRQSIIVPSNPHNKDYLHIKKQKLGHLL, from the coding sequence ATGAAATATGAAATATCACAGCAAGCCAAGCTTCCTACGCGCTTTGGGGACTTTTTCACTATAAGCTTTAAGGAATATATGGCTGATAATACCGCGCGCGAACACCTTGTGGTTTTCACACCGCATTTGGGTCAAACACCCCTTGTGAGAATCCACTCTGAATGCCTAACTGGCGATGTTTTTGGCTCAAAAAAATGCGATTGTGGCAATGAGTTAGCTCTAGCTATGGAGCGTATAGAATCTAGCCCGCAAGGCGGAATGCTTATCTACTTGCGTCAAGAGGGGCGCGGCATAGGGCTATTTAATAAAATTAATGCCTATGCCCTGCAAGATAAAGGCTATGATACAGTAGAGGCAAATGAGGCGCTAGGCTTTAAAGATGATATGAGGAGCTATGAGATTGTGGGCGAGATTTTTAAGCACTTTAACATCACACATATTCATCTGCTCACTAATAATCCGCGCAAAATTACTGCTATAGAGCCTTATGCTAATGTCGTGCGCCAAAGTATTATTGTGCCTAGTAATCCGCACAATAAGGATTATTTGCATATTAAAAAGCAGAAATTAGGACATTTGCTTTAG
- a CDS encoding catalase: MKEKLHSNTQAPANSTLTNSVGKPIGDNQNSLTYGSRAATLLQDTWLLEKLAHFDRERIPERVVHAKGSAAFGTLTITQDITKYCKADIFSEIGKKTRALLRFSTVAGERGAADAERDVRGFALKLYTQQGNWDIVGNNTPVFFIKDAIKFPDFIHTQKRDPHTNLRNATAAWDFWSLHPESLHQVTILMSDRGIPRSYREMHGFGSHTYSFINAKNERFWVKFHFKSQQGIANLTNEEAAAIIAQDRESHQRDLFENIAKGNFPKWTFCIQIMTEKQARTHRFNPFDLTKVWHHREFPLIEVGVLELNENPKNYFAEVEQAAFNPANIVPGVGYSPDKMLQGRLFSYGDTQRYRLGINHAQLSVNAPLAPVASTHRDGFMQNGAYAVEKNYNPSSLSGGYIESSDALEPPLECAGGVDNGVAWHYNHRDDDSDYYTQAGDLYRLMSDSQKEVLCKNIAAAMEGVPREIKLRQIEHFSKADSAYGARVKALLGV; this comes from the coding sequence ATGAAGGAAAAATTACACTCAAACACACAAGCTCCAGCAAATAGTACCTTAACAAACAGCGTAGGCAAGCCCATAGGCGATAATCAAAACTCGCTAACTTATGGCAGCCGTGCCGCCACACTTTTGCAAGATACTTGGCTACTTGAGAAACTAGCGCATTTTGACCGCGAAAGAATCCCAGAGCGCGTCGTGCATGCAAAGGGCAGCGCGGCGTTTGGCACGCTTACGATTACGCAGGACATTACGAAATACTGCAAGGCGGATATTTTTAGCGAAATTGGCAAGAAAACACGCGCCTTGCTAAGATTCTCAACCGTGGCAGGTGAAAGGGGCGCAGCAGATGCGGAGCGCGATGTGAGAGGCTTTGCGCTCAAACTTTACACGCAGCAAGGAAATTGGGACATCGTGGGAAATAACACGCCCGTTTTTTTCATCAAAGACGCCATAAAATTCCCCGATTTTATCCACACGCAAAAGCGCGACCCGCACACGAATCTGCGTAATGCTACGGCGGCTTGGGACTTTTGGAGTTTGCACCCTGAAAGCCTTCATCAAGTGACAATCCTAATGAGCGATAGGGGCATTCCTCGCAGTTACCGCGAGATGCACGGCTTTGGCAGTCATACTTACAGCTTCATAAATGCGAAAAATGAGCGATTTTGGGTGAAATTTCATTTCAAATCACAGCAGGGCATTGCGAATTTGACAAATGAGGAGGCAGCCGCCATTATCGCGCAAGATAGGGAATCTCATCAACGCGATTTGTTTGAAAATATCGCAAAAGGCAACTTCCCAAAATGGACATTTTGCATTCAAATTATGACTGAAAAGCAGGCTAGAACGCATAGATTCAACCCCTTTGACCTAACAAAAGTGTGGCATCATCGCGAGTTTCCACTTATTGAGGTGGGAGTCTTGGAGCTAAATGAAAATCCTAAAAATTATTTTGCAGAGGTCGAGCAAGCCGCATTCAATCCAGCAAATATCGTGCCAGGCGTTGGCTACAGCCCTGATAAAATGCTGCAAGGGCGACTTTTCTCTTATGGCGATACGCAACGCTATCGCTTAGGCATTAATCACGCCCAGCTTAGCGTGAATGCGCCACTTGCGCCTGTGGCTAGCACGCATCGCGACGGCTTTATGCAAAATGGAGCGTATGCGGTGGAGAAAAACTATAATCCAAGCAGCCTCTCTGGTGGCTACATAGAATCTAGCGACGCGCTAGAGCCGCCTTTGGAGTGTGCGGGCGGCGTGGATAACGGCGTGGCGTGGCACTACAATCACCGCGATGATGATAGCGACTATTACACACAGGCGGGCGATTTGTATCGGCTTATGAGCGATTCTCAAAAAGAAGTGCTATGTAAGAATATCGCAGCGGCTATGGAGGGCGTCCCGCGTGAAATCAAACTGCGACAAATAGAGCATTTTAGCAAGGCAGATAGTGCCTATGGCGCGAGAGTTAAAGCCCTTTTGGGGGTTTAG
- a CDS encoding ankyrin repeat domain-containing protein: protein MGGAGGIRGSDFAIQAPLVPPAKCRAKVDSKKLANLWNLQNLDSKRKCKMDIETTQKLEELCRYAFECARHDNASDLERLLNYGLNVNLTNEKGDTLLMLAAYNGNVNATRILLKRGADIERLNDKRLSVLSGACFKGYDEIVKMLLEHDADIHAGRLSALNCALMFRRKKILTLLLTHNAAPLSLWQRICARLYGVRSLIVRA, encoded by the coding sequence TTGGGGGGTGCAGGGGGGATAAGGGGGAGCGACTTCGCAATTCAAGCCCCCCTTGTCCCCCCTGCGAAATGCAGGGCTAAAGTAGATTCTAAGAAATTAGCGAATTTATGGAATTTACAGAATCTAGATTCTAAAAGGAAGTGCAAAATGGATATTGAAACTACACAAAAGCTAGAGGAGCTTTGCAGATATGCCTTTGAGTGCGCAAGACACGATAATGCAAGCGATTTAGAGAGGCTGCTAAATTACGGGCTGAATGTGAATTTGACAAATGAAAAGGGTGACACGCTGCTAATGCTAGCGGCGTATAATGGCAACGTGAATGCGACTAGAATCTTATTAAAGCGTGGTGCGGACATCGAAAGGCTAAATGATAAGCGTTTGAGCGTGCTTAGTGGTGCGTGCTTTAAAGGCTATGATGAGATAGTAAAAATGCTTTTAGAGCATGACGCAGACATACACGCCGGTCGCCTTAGCGCACTAAACTGCGCCCTAATGTTTAGACGCAAAAAGATTCTTACACTTTTACTCACCCACAACGCTGCGCCACTTAGCCTATGGCAGAGGATTTGCGCACGCCTTTATGGCGTGCGGAGCTTAATAGTGAGAGCATAA
- a CDS encoding DedA family protein: MGELLGNAISAIVEVVGALGYTGIFVMMFLESSFVPFPSEVVMIPAGYLVSQGEMNAIIAVLCGICGSLAGALLNYYLALKLGRAFLVRYGKYVFFTESTMQKMEDFFVKHGPISTFIGRLITVVRQYISLPAGLARMNLAKFCFYTSLGAGIWVIILTFIGYYIGELLHVGMSVDSIVHAFTSSAPTAAEIELKNIVKQAGFYTLGFVAVCLVGYIIYWQYKKRKA, encoded by the coding sequence ATGGGAGAGTTACTTGGAAATGCCATTAGCGCGATTGTTGAAGTCGTAGGGGCTTTGGGCTATACGGGGATTTTTGTGATGATGTTTTTAGAATCTAGCTTTGTCCCCTTTCCTTCAGAAGTGGTGATGATACCGGCTGGGTATTTGGTTTCTCAAGGCGAGATGAATGCCATAATCGCCGTGCTTTGCGGTATTTGTGGCTCTTTGGCGGGTGCGCTATTAAATTATTATCTTGCTTTAAAGCTTGGTCGTGCATTCCTTGTGCGCTATGGCAAGTATGTGTTTTTTACAGAATCTACCATGCAAAAAATGGAAGATTTCTTTGTAAAACATGGACCTATTAGCACATTTATTGGGCGGCTTATCACGGTGGTTAGGCAATACATTTCTTTGCCTGCTGGGCTTGCAAGAATGAATTTAGCTAAATTTTGTTTCTATACTTCGCTGGGTGCAGGCATTTGGGTGATTATCCTTACCTTTATAGGCTACTACATAGGCGAGCTGCTTCATGTGGGTATGAGTGTAGATTCTATCGTGCATGCCTTTACTTCAAGTGCGCCAACCGCTGCAGAAATCGAGCTTAAAAATATCGTAAAACAAGCAGGTTTTTATACGCTAGGCTTTGTGGCTGTGTGTTTGGTGGGCTACATCATTTATTGGCAATACAAAAAACGCAAAGCATAG
- a CDS encoding carbonic anhydrase gives MKELFEGAIKFREEDFNEHKKLYESLKKHQEPHTLFITCTDSRVVPNLITNALPGDLFVIRNMGNIVPPYLGRDKGIRGGYLSTTSAVEYALSILDIKNVIICGHSDCGACSAIFDDAQKLEKAPYVKKWIELLEPVRAKVDALKPNSKAKRTWLMEQVNIEQQLENLMTYPFVEERFDRGELNIYGWYYIIETGEILNYNMIQREFKPINKVK, from the coding sequence ATGAAAGAATTATTTGAAGGCGCTATCAAGTTTCGTGAAGAAGACTTTAATGAGCATAAAAAGCTCTATGAAAGCCTCAAAAAACACCAAGAGCCTCACACGCTATTTATCACCTGCACAGATTCTCGCGTAGTGCCTAATCTCATCACCAATGCACTTCCGGGCGATTTGTTTGTCATACGCAATATGGGCAATATCGTCCCACCTTACCTTGGGCGCGATAAAGGCATACGCGGCGGATATTTATCAACTACTTCGGCTGTTGAGTATGCGCTAAGTATTTTAGATATTAAAAATGTGATTATTTGCGGACATAGCGATTGTGGGGCTTGCTCTGCAATTTTTGATGATGCCCAAAAGCTTGAAAAAGCCCCTTATGTAAAAAAGTGGATTGAGCTGCTAGAGCCAGTTAGGGCAAAAGTTGATGCGCTAAAGCCTAATTCTAAGGCAAAACGCACTTGGCTTATGGAGCAAGTCAATATCGAGCAGCAGCTAGAAAATCTTATGACTTATCCCTTTGTAGAGGAGCGGTTTGATAGGGGTGAGCTTAACATTTATGGGTGGTATTACATCATTGAAACGGGTGAAATTCTAAACTATAATATGATTCAGCGTGAATTTAAGCCTATTAATAAAGTTAAATAA
- the kdsA gene encoding 3-deoxy-8-phosphooctulonate synthase has protein sequence MILMSGPCVIESYEALSAVASALKPLSENPHIDFYFKASFDKANRTSLDSYRGPGLEKGLEMLARIKEEFGYKIITDIHESYQAKPIAEVADVIQIPAFLCRQTDLILAVAHTDRIVNIKKGQFMNPADMQYSVLKVIKTRGGTQATYEQAKKYGVWLTERGSSFGYGNLVVDMRSLVIMRAFAPVIFDATHSVQMPGGAGGKSGGDSSFVPYLARAAAAVGVDGFFMETHLNPKEALSDGPNMVQTDALIPLVQKLYDIQTLCENA, from the coding sequence ATGATTTTAATGAGCGGACCTTGCGTGATTGAAAGCTATGAGGCGCTAAGCGCGGTAGCTAGCGCGCTAAAGCCTTTGAGCGAAAATCCACATATTGATTTTTATTTTAAAGCTAGCTTTGATAAGGCAAATCGCACGAGCCTTGATAGCTATCGCGGACCGGGCTTAGAGAAAGGCTTAGAAATGCTAGCGCGCATTAAAGAGGAATTTGGATATAAAATTATTACTGATATTCATGAGAGTTATCAAGCCAAGCCCATAGCGGAGGTGGCTGATGTGATACAAATCCCTGCTTTTTTGTGCCGTCAGACAGATTTAATCCTAGCTGTGGCGCACACAGATAGAATTGTGAATATCAAAAAAGGGCAGTTTATGAATCCAGCAGATATGCAATACAGCGTTTTAAAGGTGATTAAAACGCGTGGAGGCACACAAGCTACTTATGAGCAGGCAAAAAAATATGGCGTGTGGCTCACAGAGCGCGGAAGTAGTTTTGGCTATGGAAACTTAGTGGTGGATATGCGCTCGCTTGTGATAATGCGCGCCTTTGCGCCGGTGATTTTTGACGCGACACACAGCGTGCAAATGCCCGGTGGCGCGGGAGGAAAAAGCGGGGGCGATAGCTCTTTTGTCCCCTATCTTGCGCGCGCAGCAGCGGCTGTTGGTGTAGATGGATTTTTTATGGAGACGCACTTAAATCCAAAGGAGGCTTTAAGCGATGGTCCAAATATGGTGCAGACAGATGCGCTCATACCGCTTGTGCAGAAGCTTTATGATATACAAACGCTCTGCGAAAATGCCTAG
- the ribH gene encoding 6,7-dimethyl-8-ribityllumazine synthase, translating to MNVIEGKLQLSGDEKIAIICARFNHLITDRLVEGAKDCFLRHGGRDDLLDLVLVPGAYEIPFALQKILSQGEYDGICCLGAVIRGSTPHFDYVSAEATKGIANVTLKYGAPVTFGVLTTDNIEQAIERAGTKAGNKGFEAMAGLIELINLYAHLGA from the coding sequence ATGAATGTTATTGAAGGGAAATTACAACTCAGTGGCGATGAAAAAATTGCCATTATCTGCGCGCGATTTAATCACCTAATCACCGATAGATTGGTGGAGGGCGCAAAAGATTGCTTTTTAAGGCATGGCGGGAGAGATGATTTGCTTGATTTGGTGCTAGTGCCAGGAGCTTATGAAATCCCCTTTGCGTTGCAAAAGATTTTATCTCAAGGCGAGTATGATGGCATTTGCTGCTTAGGTGCGGTGATACGAGGCTCAACGCCGCATTTTGATTATGTCTCTGCTGAAGCAACAAAAGGCATAGCTAATGTAACGCTTAAATACGGCGCGCCTGTTACTTTTGGCGTGCTTACAACAGATAACATCGAGCAAGCCATTGAGCGCGCAGGCACAAAGGCCGGAAATAAAGGCTTTGAGGCAATGGCTGGGCTTATTGAGCTAATTAACCTTTATGCGCATCTTGGGGCTTAA
- the nusB gene encoding transcription antitermination factor NusB, with translation MATRTQAREAVIGMLYAYDLGNDHIMQAARSMLEEKKIRHKQQDFAYALLQGVITNLSEIDKHIMPHLKEWDFARLGGIERAVLRLGAYEILYTQTDTPVIINEAIELGKHYGGEENAPRFINGVLDTLSKAYKKAKKDSVAKGNL, from the coding sequence ATGGCGACACGCACACAAGCACGAGAAGCGGTTATTGGCATGCTTTATGCCTATGATTTGGGTAATGACCACATCATGCAAGCCGCGCGTAGTATGCTTGAGGAAAAAAAAATCCGCCACAAGCAGCAGGACTTTGCCTATGCGCTGCTACAAGGCGTGATAACAAATCTAAGCGAGATTGATAAGCATATTATGCCACATCTTAAGGAATGGGATTTTGCAAGGCTTGGAGGCATAGAGCGCGCTGTGCTGCGGCTTGGGGCGTATGAAATTCTCTACACGCAAACAGATACGCCTGTGATTATTAATGAAGCCATTGAGCTTGGCAAACACTATGGTGGAGAGGAGAATGCACCACGCTTTATTAATGGTGTGCTTGATACGCTAAGCAAGGCTTACAAAAAAGCCAAAAAAGATTCTGTAGCTAAAGGGAATTTATAA
- the pyrF gene encoding orotidine-5'-phosphate decarboxylase — translation MKLCIALDNPTLQENCNLLRALDSISNDKKEKIWLKIGLRSFIRDGINGLERVKTYGNYRIFLDLKLYDIPNTMLDAITECQKLGIDMLTIHTSCGFEAMKMIADSKHKAANSPLIVGVSALTSFDNEGFAQIYNAQLFSHTLKLSSLAYKAGIDGVVCSVQESRAIKRVTSKDFLTITPGVRPFGENPQDQKRVASLQDALNAQSDFVVIGRPIYKAENPLEVVSNILEVL, via the coding sequence ATGAAATTATGCATAGCTCTTGATAATCCCACATTGCAGGAGAATTGCAACTTACTTAGGGCACTAGATTCTATCTCTAATGATAAAAAAGAGAAAATTTGGCTAAAAATTGGCTTGCGCAGCTTTATCCGCGATGGCATAAATGGGCTAGAGCGTGTGAAAACATATGGAAATTATAGAATCTTTCTTGATTTAAAGCTATATGACATTCCTAACACCATGCTTGATGCGATTACAGAGTGCCAAAAGCTTGGGATTGATATGCTCACCATTCACACAAGCTGCGGCTTTGAGGCGATGAAAATGATTGCAGATTCTAAACATAAAGCTGCAAATTCGCCACTAATTGTAGGTGTGAGCGCTTTAACAAGCTTTGACAATGAGGGCTTTGCGCAAATTTATAACGCCCAACTTTTCTCCCATACGCTTAAACTCTCAAGCCTTGCGTATAAAGCGGGCATTGATGGCGTGGTATGCTCCGTGCAAGAAAGCAGAGCCATTAAAAGGGTAACATCTAAGGATTTTTTGACTATCACGCCCGGTGTGCGCCCTTTTGGTGAAAATCCACAAGACCAAAAGCGCGTAGCAAGCCTGCAAGATGCGCTCAACGCGCAAAGCGATTTTGTCGTAATAGGGCGTCCCATTTACAAGGCAGAAAATCCCCTTGAAGTCGTATCAAACATACTGGAGGTGCTGTAA
- the panC gene encoding pantoate--beta-alanine ligase, with protein MQLISDITSLRAHRAKIKGKVGFVATMGALHDGHLSLIESAKKDNDCTIVSIFVNPTQFGANEDFNAYPRNLESDKALCEQAGVDVLFAPLASEMYHYDEITFNPPKKMGYILEGFDRPTHFAGVIQVVLKLLCLTKPHRAYFGQKDAQQVLILQKMAYDLFLDVQIIPCPIKRDKDGLALSSRNIYLSAQERKQALCIPRAIESIKARIQAGEQSTLVLEHIAQEILAKEGVKVFYAGFYNYALEPIARIQKAKSLFLLAAQVGKTRLLDNLWI; from the coding sequence ATGCAGCTTATAAGCGATATTACCTCACTGCGCGCCCATCGGGCAAAGATAAAAGGAAAAGTAGGCTTTGTAGCCACTATGGGCGCGCTGCATGATGGACATTTAAGCCTTATAGAATCTGCCAAAAAAGACAATGACTGCACTATCGTGTCTATTTTTGTTAATCCCACACAATTTGGGGCGAATGAGGACTTTAATGCCTATCCGCGCAATTTAGAATCTGATAAAGCACTATGCGAACAAGCGGGCGTAGATGTGTTGTTTGCGCCTTTGGCTAGTGAGATGTATCATTATGATGAAATTACCTTTAATCCGCCCAAAAAAATGGGATATATTTTGGAGGGATTTGATAGACCCACGCATTTTGCGGGCGTTATCCAAGTGGTATTAAAGCTTTTATGCCTCACTAAGCCACATCGCGCGTATTTTGGGCAAAAGGACGCGCAGCAAGTGTTGATTTTGCAAAAAATGGCTTATGATTTATTTCTTGATGTGCAGATTATCCCCTGCCCCATTAAACGCGATAAAGACGGGCTAGCCCTAAGCTCGCGCAATATCTACCTTAGCGCGCAGGAGCGGAAGCAGGCATTATGCATTCCGCGCGCTATAGAATCTATAAAAGCGCGCATTCAAGCAGGCGAGCAATCCACACTTGTGCTTGAACATATCGCACAAGAAATTTTAGCTAAAGAGGGGGTAAAGGTGTTTTATGCAGGGTTTTATAACTACGCGCTTGAGCCGATTGCGCGCATTCAAAAAGCAAAAAGCTTATTTTTACTTGCCGCGCAAGTGGGCAAAACGCGATTATTGGATAATTTATGGATATAA